The following coding sequences lie in one Metopolophium dirhodum isolate CAU chromosome 5, ASM1992520v1, whole genome shotgun sequence genomic window:
- the LOC132944403 gene encoding zwei Ig domain protein zig-8-like gives MYSTKATAMTFLVAIFAVSPLQSSEEKYNPQQQKKQVSDFLVRPFFDTSVSSNITTQLGGHAYMPCRVKQLGNKSVSWIRRRDSHILTIDWLLFIADDRFRIFLVEPTCTWTLQIKYVQPRDAGIYECQINTSPKMSHLVQLNVVVPKIEIMGESDIHVMEGSSVSLKCVIRQSVRDPDYIFWYQNNKRVLDYGKGAKVISSERLDANTMVATLTINNAVLHDSGNYTCQPSNLDSASAYLHVLNGEHPAAIQRGHSSGTQIPIRLLGPLSAVLGLSSSHSTRAALLTTAFAVDLAVRTLYSMIV, from the exons AAAAATACAACCCTCAGCAGCAGAAGAAACAGGTGTCCGATTTTTTGGTCAGGCCGTTTTTCGACACGTCCGTGTCGTCCAACATCACCACGCAACTGGGCGGCCACGCTTACATGCCGTGCAGGGTCAAGCAGCTGGGCAACAAATCG GTTTCATGGATACGGCGGCGGGACTCGCACATACTCACCATCGATTGGCTGCTGTTCATCGCCGACGATAGGTTCCGAATATTTCTGGTCGAGCCCACGTGCACGTGGACGTTGCAGATAAAATATGTGCAGCCCAGGGACGCCGGCATTTACGAATGTCAAATAAATACATCGCCTAAAATGAGCCATTTGGTTCAGCTCAATGTCGTAG TGCCAAAGATCGAGATCATGGGCGAGTCGGACATCCACGTGATGGAGGGCAGCTCGGTGAGCCTGAAGTGCGTGATCCGGCAGAGCGTCCGGGACCCGGACTACATATTCTGGTACCAGAACAACAAGCGGGTGCTGGACTACGGCAAGGGCGCCAAGGTGATCAGCAGCGAACGGTTGGACGCCAACACGATGGTGGCCACGTTGACCATCAACAACGCGGTGCTCCACGACTCGGGCAACTACACGTGTCAGCCGTCCAACTTGGACTCGGCCAGCGCGTACCTGCACGTCTTGAACG GCGAACATCCGGCCGCCATACAGCGGGGACACAGTTCCGGCACCCAGATACCCATCCGCCTCTTGGGGCCCCTGTCGGCCGTGTTGGGACTCAGCTCCAGCCATTCGACGAGAGCCGCCCTGCTGACGACCGCGTTCGCCGTCGACCTTGCCGTCCGGACGCTGTACTCGATGATCGTCTAA